From a region of the candidate division KSB1 bacterium genome:
- the trpE gene encoding anthranilate synthase component I has protein sequence MKLNQLLDSKIRMKSFSKKFLADMDTPVSTYHKLSDQPYSFLLESMEGDGQRGRYSVIGMKPLLIFKRLSNHTIIESPLSEDQLDLGDGNPFDHLKWILTKFEFDRTALFECGFLCGYISYDAVRHIEQIPAKSRVDLQLPEILLVLPTQIIIFDNFNHTLQLIIHFEDGSAPKQLAERADAFFEMTLKKFSLHQPRIREIQGNPKASAPGVWFNMTDENYLQSVVRAKEYIRNGDIFQVVLSRRFHGSIHCGGFDVFRMLRLINPSPYMFYLNFNGLELVGSSPETMVKYDGSRVMVRPIAGTRRRGQTPDEDRKIAAELLHDEKELAEHVMLVDLGRNDIGRVARYGTVKVDVLKHVENYSHVMHIVSTVTGELQPGFDSVDVFKACFPAGTVTGAPKVRAMEIIDELETTQRGFYAGAVGYFDFCGRMDTCIAIRTMLIKNKIAYWQAGAGIVADSVPEKELEETGNKARALFKAILMAEEAHDDCRD, from the coding sequence ATGAAGCTTAACCAATTATTGGATTCAAAAATCAGAATGAAATCGTTCAGCAAAAAATTTCTTGCTGACATGGATACTCCTGTATCCACGTATCATAAATTGAGCGATCAACCTTATTCATTTTTGTTGGAGAGCATGGAGGGAGATGGGCAGCGCGGCCGGTATTCGGTTATTGGAATGAAGCCTTTGCTCATATTTAAGCGACTATCCAATCATACTATTATTGAGAGTCCGCTTTCAGAGGATCAACTGGATTTAGGAGATGGAAATCCATTTGACCATTTGAAGTGGATATTGACCAAGTTTGAATTTGATCGAACAGCCTTATTTGAATGCGGTTTTCTTTGCGGGTATATCTCCTACGATGCGGTCAGGCATATCGAGCAAATCCCAGCCAAATCAAGGGTTGATTTGCAACTGCCTGAGATCCTTCTGGTATTGCCGACACAAATCATCATTTTTGATAATTTCAACCACACGCTTCAACTCATTATCCACTTTGAGGATGGGAGTGCGCCGAAGCAGTTAGCTGAACGTGCAGATGCTTTTTTTGAGATGACACTCAAAAAATTTTCTTTACATCAGCCGAGAATAAGGGAGATACAAGGGAATCCGAAAGCGTCAGCGCCTGGGGTATGGTTCAATATGACGGATGAAAATTATCTTCAGAGCGTCGTTAGAGCCAAGGAATATATCCGAAATGGGGATATTTTTCAGGTCGTCTTGTCGCGTCGATTTCACGGCTCGATCCACTGTGGGGGATTCGATGTTTTTCGGATGTTGCGGTTGATTAATCCCTCCCCGTACATGTTCTACCTCAATTTTAATGGATTGGAACTTGTGGGGTCATCACCAGAGACCATGGTCAAATATGACGGTTCTCGAGTAATGGTTCGACCCATTGCCGGAACACGCCGGCGCGGGCAAACACCAGATGAGGATCGCAAGATCGCGGCAGAACTGTTACACGACGAAAAAGAGCTGGCTGAACATGTGATGCTGGTAGATCTGGGGCGCAATGATATTGGCCGGGTTGCTCGATATGGAACTGTGAAAGTGGACGTGTTGAAGCATGTGGAGAATTATTCTCATGTCATGCACATCGTTTCCACTGTGACAGGTGAATTACAGCCAGGATTCGATAGTGTCGATGTATTTAAAGCCTGCTTTCCTGCTGGAACGGTCACTGGTGCGCCGAAAGTCCGTGCCATGGAGATCATTGATGAACTGGAAACGACGCAGAGAGGCTTTTATGCGGGTGCGGTCGGTTATTTTGATTTTTGCGGAAGGATGGATACCTGTATAGCTATTAGAACAATGTTGATCAAAAATAAAATCGCATACTGGCAAGCTGGAGCAGGGATCGTCGCTGATTCCGTGCCTGAAAAAGAGCTTGAAGAAACAGGGAATAAAGCACGAGCATTATTCAAGGCCATTTTAATGGCAGAGGAGGCTCATGATGATTGCCGTGATTGA
- the tolB gene encoding Tol-Pal system beta propeller repeat protein TolB, which produces MNNRIQISLFILLLLALGSQAPAQDEVYLKIQSEGYNKINLIIAPFRAEEQLEATEQIRGIMINDLTLSGFFNIIDAAQTIMALGDTGTGTQAITGAQVQASLSYRSDQINLKVLLSELPSQRKIFEKKFEGQQQSLRWLAHQASDEVVYYLVGERGGATTKIAFISQQGNGKELAVIDYDGAGFQRLTSSGVLNLSPRWSPQGDKIVFTSYIMDNPDLLILRLSDKKPYRISKEAGLNTSPAWSPDGKKIALTLSKDGNPEIYVMEYASRKLQRLTNHPAIESSPSWSPDGREIVFTSDRSGSPQLYLMDAQGGNIRRLTFEGSYNESPAWSPRGDRIAFVSRDNGRFHICTISVTGEDLLKLTDGPSDNENPCWSPNGLHIAFASNREGRWDIYVMNWNGTQLRKLTRTGGNTSPTWSPRLTQN; this is translated from the coding sequence ATGAATAATCGAATTCAGATCAGCCTATTCATTCTGTTACTGTTGGCGCTGGGTTCGCAAGCGCCAGCACAGGATGAAGTCTATTTGAAAATTCAATCCGAGGGATATAATAAGATCAATCTTATTATTGCCCCGTTTCGAGCAGAGGAGCAATTGGAGGCCACAGAACAGATCCGCGGTATTATGATCAATGATCTCACGTTATCAGGTTTTTTCAACATCATCGATGCCGCACAAACAATAATGGCTCTCGGCGATACAGGGACAGGAACTCAAGCGATAACCGGCGCGCAAGTCCAAGCAAGCTTATCTTATCGCAGCGATCAAATCAATCTGAAAGTGTTGTTGTCCGAACTTCCTAGCCAGCGCAAAATTTTTGAAAAAAAGTTTGAGGGTCAGCAGCAATCGCTGCGTTGGTTGGCCCATCAAGCGTCCGACGAGGTCGTTTATTACCTAGTGGGAGAAAGAGGGGGTGCAACGACGAAGATCGCCTTCATCAGCCAACAGGGCAATGGAAAAGAACTTGCAGTGATCGATTATGATGGGGCTGGATTTCAGCGACTCACATCATCTGGGGTTCTCAATTTATCGCCGCGATGGTCGCCACAAGGTGACAAAATCGTGTTCACGAGTTACATTATGGACAATCCCGACCTGCTAATTTTGCGATTGAGCGACAAGAAACCCTATCGGATTTCAAAAGAAGCTGGGTTAAACACATCACCAGCATGGTCCCCTGATGGCAAAAAGATTGCCCTTACGCTTAGCAAAGACGGCAATCCGGAGATCTATGTCATGGAGTACGCCAGCCGCAAACTGCAGCGATTGACCAATCACCCAGCCATTGAATCCTCGCCCTCCTGGTCACCCGACGGTCGGGAGATTGTATTCACCTCTGACCGAAGCGGCTCTCCCCAGCTCTATTTGATGGACGCGCAAGGAGGTAACATTCGCAGGCTGACTTTCGAGGGGAGCTATAACGAGTCGCCCGCTTGGTCTCCCCGCGGCGATCGGATCGCGTTCGTCTCACGAGACAATGGTCGCTTTCATATCTGCACCATTAGCGTGACGGGCGAAGATCTTTTGAAATTGACAGACGGGCCTTCGGATAATGAAAACCCGTGCTGGTCTCCCAATGGATTGCACATCGCCTTCGCATCGAACCGTGAGGGGAGATGGGATATTTACGTGATGAACTGGAATGGCACCCAACTTAGAAAATTGACGCGAACTGGTGGAAACACTTCGCCGACATGGTCGCCACGATTGACCCAAAATTGA
- a CDS encoding biopolymer transporter ExbD: protein MKNGRYRIISEINVTSLVDVTMVLLIIFMITAPLMRSGIDVELPKSTADDLKPYDGVVVTLMRDGTIKLNDAKVRLENFEVRLLQLYATSRQKVVMLQADQEVQYGKVIQLMDRIKAAGINNLGLIVQPEKKP, encoded by the coding sequence GTGAAAAACGGAAGATATCGGATCATTTCTGAAATCAATGTGACTTCCCTAGTTGATGTGACCATGGTGCTATTGATCATTTTCATGATTACCGCACCGTTGATGCGAAGTGGCATCGATGTCGAACTACCAAAATCGACTGCCGATGATCTCAAGCCCTATGATGGCGTCGTGGTTACTCTGATGCGGGATGGAACCATCAAGTTGAACGATGCCAAGGTCAGGCTGGAAAATTTTGAAGTGAGATTATTGCAGCTTTATGCTACAAGTCGCCAAAAAGTGGTAATGCTTCAAGCCGATCAAGAAGTCCAATATGGCAAAGTCATTCAATTGATGGATCGAATCAAGGCGGCGGGGATCAACAATTTGGGATTAATTGTTCAACCTGAAAAAAAGCCATGA
- a CDS encoding TonB C-terminal domain-containing protein, producing the protein MVLLVFWPSRPKRPTKPINIYPVELISAAQLVETHAPKITETKTTPPPPKPKEQTVPIAKTAPKKQMEKKSEPPPPPTAQQSEAPVAAGSSGLKIDTKDFPFSYYLAILQNRIQRNWQPPYQQTTLPEKLTTMIRFQVQRSGKIVNVVVEKSSGRYLFDQAAQRAIYSADPLPPLPDDFAGEFLSVHIEFEGL; encoded by the coding sequence ATGGTTTTATTAGTGTTTTGGCCGTCACGGCCAAAGCGCCCAACGAAACCGATCAATATTTATCCAGTGGAGTTGATCAGCGCGGCGCAATTGGTCGAAACACATGCTCCCAAAATTACGGAGACCAAAACAACACCGCCGCCGCCGAAGCCGAAAGAGCAAACCGTTCCAATCGCCAAAACAGCGCCCAAAAAACAGATGGAGAAGAAGAGCGAGCCACCACCTCCTCCAACCGCTCAGCAATCTGAAGCACCAGTTGCAGCAGGATCGAGCGGATTGAAAATTGATACCAAAGATTTCCCGTTCAGCTATTATCTGGCGATCTTGCAGAATCGGATCCAACGGAACTGGCAGCCACCTTATCAGCAAACCACTTTGCCCGAAAAACTGACTACAATGATTCGATTTCAAGTGCAAAGGAGCGGCAAAATTGTGAATGTCGTAGTGGAAAAATCATCGGGGCGATATCTATTCGATCAAGCAGCGCAGCGTGCTATCTATTCGGCAGATCCGCTGCCTCCGCTGCCGGATGATTTTGCGGGCGAATTTCTATCCGTGCACATTGAATTTGAGGGATTATAA
- a CDS encoding insulinase family protein, with protein MKTVMMSSLLLLLFYVFALAAQSEQASGIFPYPYHKKVLDNGLKVIIIPMESPGLVAYYSIVRTGSRDEYEPGHSGFAHFFEHMMFRGTKKYPGSVYDKLITEMGADANAYTSDDLTCYHLNFASEDLEKVMELESDRFQNLYYEEQAFKTEAGAVHGEYLKSLSSPWFLLSEKLMDTAFDVHTYKHTTIGFRQDIEAMPTMYEYSLSFFNRYYRPENVVLVIVGDVNPASTMELVKKYYGNWKPGYVPPQIPAEPEQQAERTANVTYNGETLPILCVAYKSLAFDPKSKTMAACVLLGDLAFGETSDIYKKLVLNEQRVQFISADFNSARDPQLLTIWTMIKREDDIDNIKNEIYRTIEHFKQEAVSKQKLNDLKRRLKYSFLMGLETPDDVAGSLARYIALTGDIEAVNQLYETYEQVTPADIRDAANNLLVEQKRTVVVLKGGQKS; from the coding sequence ATGAAAACTGTAATGATGAGCTCATTGTTGTTATTGCTGTTTTATGTTTTTGCGTTGGCTGCTCAGTCGGAGCAAGCCAGCGGGATCTTCCCCTATCCATATCATAAAAAGGTTTTGGATAATGGGCTAAAGGTGATCATCATTCCTATGGAAAGCCCGGGGTTAGTGGCCTACTATAGCATCGTTCGGACGGGTAGCCGTGATGAATATGAGCCAGGGCATTCGGGATTCGCCCACTTTTTTGAGCATATGATGTTTCGGGGGACCAAAAAATACCCTGGTTCGGTTTATGATAAACTCATCACCGAGATGGGTGCCGATGCCAATGCCTACACTTCTGATGATCTGACCTGTTATCATTTAAACTTCGCTTCAGAGGACCTCGAAAAGGTTATGGAATTAGAAAGCGATCGTTTTCAAAATTTATACTACGAAGAACAAGCGTTCAAAACCGAGGCCGGGGCCGTTCATGGCGAATATTTGAAGAGCCTCTCCAGTCCCTGGTTTTTGCTCTCGGAAAAGCTCATGGATACCGCTTTTGATGTCCACACCTATAAGCATACGACGATCGGCTTTCGTCAGGATATCGAAGCGATGCCAACGATGTACGAATATAGCCTCTCCTTCTTCAATCGCTATTATCGACCAGAAAACGTAGTCCTGGTGATTGTGGGAGATGTTAATCCAGCCAGCACAATGGAGTTGGTCAAAAAATACTATGGAAATTGGAAACCAGGCTATGTTCCACCGCAAATCCCAGCAGAACCAGAACAGCAGGCCGAACGTACTGCCAATGTCACCTATAACGGAGAGACGTTGCCGATCCTCTGCGTCGCCTATAAATCCTTGGCTTTTGACCCCAAGAGCAAAACCATGGCAGCTTGCGTTCTCTTGGGCGATTTGGCGTTCGGCGAGACCAGCGATATATATAAAAAATTGGTCTTGAACGAGCAGCGAGTGCAATTTATTTCGGCCGATTTCAATTCAGCTCGAGATCCGCAACTGCTGACTATCTGGACGATGATCAAGCGGGAGGACGATATTGACAACATCAAGAATGAGATCTATCGGACAATCGAACATTTCAAGCAAGAAGCAGTCAGCAAGCAGAAATTGAACGATTTGAAGCGCCGGCTCAAATACAGCTTCCTCATGGGATTAGAAACGCCCGATGATGTCGCTGGAAGTTTGGCCCGTTATATCGCCCTGACTGGTGACATTGAGGCTGTGAATCAGCTTTATGAAACCTATGAACAGGTTACGCCAGCCGACATCCGTGATGCTGCCAATAATTTGCTGGTCGAACAAAAACGAACCGTCGTGGTGCTGAAAGGAGGGCAGAAGTCATGA
- a CDS encoding MotA/TolQ/ExbB proton channel family protein: MAELTRFVFQSSLVAKTVLLILFVLSVISWGIIIEKARLFYKIAKENEKFSRLFKLRVKWNDRFTFSREFQYSPIARVFRKNATDLKVWLEQSLEPNGTVNLSTDRTVSNRQSIPLRQIFDVSIADEMELLERRLVFLGTTVSVSPFLGLFGTVWGIMTSFLSMGMRGSADISAVGPGIAEALITTVAGLAVAIPALVAHNYFANRLRQIANETESFFSNLMISIERERPL, encoded by the coding sequence ATGGCCGAGTTGACAAGATTCGTTTTTCAATCGAGTTTAGTTGCCAAAACGGTTTTATTGATCTTGTTCGTTTTATCGGTGATTTCTTGGGGGATTATTATTGAAAAGGCAAGATTGTTCTATAAAATTGCCAAGGAGAACGAAAAATTCTCGCGGCTGTTCAAGCTGCGAGTGAAATGGAATGACCGATTTACCTTCAGTCGCGAATTCCAATATAGCCCAATTGCCCGCGTATTCCGAAAAAACGCCACAGATCTCAAAGTTTGGCTCGAGCAGTCTCTTGAACCCAATGGAACTGTGAATCTTTCAACGGATCGAACGGTAAGCAATCGACAATCCATTCCTTTGCGTCAGATTTTCGACGTCTCTATCGCTGATGAGATGGAGCTGTTGGAGCGTCGTTTGGTATTTTTGGGAACGACCGTGAGCGTTAGCCCATTTTTGGGATTATTTGGTACTGTCTGGGGGATTATGACATCGTTTTTGAGCATGGGCATGCGCGGCTCAGCCGATATATCAGCAGTTGGACCAGGGATTGCTGAGGCACTGATCACGACTGTGGCGGGCTTGGCTGTCGCGATTCCTGCGCTGGTGGCTCATAACTATTTCGCCAATCGATTGCGCCAGATTGCAAATGAAACCGAAAGCTTTTTTTCCAATTTGATGATTTCCATCGAAAGAGAGCGACCGCTGTGA
- a CDS encoding creatininase family protein has protein sequence MNEWDLTQTNLDRLSKQKLEVAVIPVGAIEPHNHHLPEGQDFLHTSYVAQQSCQLAWQECRSIICLPAIPYGVDCNLLDFPLAIHISQATLDGMLRDIIRSLRHHGIRKIVILNGHGGNDFTPLVRQLQCELDVHLFVCNWWKVGSDKYDEIFETPDDHAGEFETSVALAIYPELVELSRAKPAPARPFRFEALKRGWVQTSRRFKNLNDHCAVGDPSRASAEKGRQYLALVCQRIATFLSELAQTPIDELFPQQP, from the coding sequence ATGAACGAATGGGATCTAACACAAACGAATCTGGATCGTCTCTCGAAACAAAAACTTGAGGTGGCAGTCATACCCGTTGGTGCAATTGAGCCGCACAATCATCATCTTCCAGAAGGGCAGGATTTTCTTCACACTTCCTATGTGGCGCAACAAAGCTGTCAACTGGCTTGGCAAGAGTGCCGCTCCATCATTTGCTTGCCAGCGATCCCATATGGGGTCGATTGCAATTTGTTGGACTTCCCGCTGGCGATCCATATTTCTCAAGCCACGCTGGATGGCATGCTCCGCGATATTATTCGTTCATTGCGGCACCATGGGATTCGAAAGATCGTCATTCTCAATGGGCACGGGGGCAATGATTTTACCCCTTTGGTTCGACAATTGCAATGCGAGCTGGACGTCCATTTGTTCGTTTGCAATTGGTGGAAAGTGGGATCGGATAAATACGATGAGATTTTTGAAACCCCAGACGATCATGCTGGCGAGTTCGAGACCTCCGTTGCATTAGCCATTTATCCTGAATTGGTGGAGCTATCAAGGGCAAAACCTGCCCCAGCTCGTCCGTTCCGATTTGAAGCCCTAAAAAGGGGATGGGTTCAAACCAGTCGTCGGTTCAAAAATCTCAATGATCATTGCGCTGTGGGCGATCCATCACGAGCGAGCGCTGAAAAGGGAAGACAGTATTTGGCGCTGGTATGCCAACGGATCGCTACATTTCTCAGCGAGCTGGCGCAAACCCCAATCGATGAGCTGTTTCCTCAGCAGCCCTAG
- the pal gene encoding peptidoglycan-associated lipoprotein Pal — MRIHKILGLLLSLLLIITWASCSKKVTKTAPQIGETSAPAPSPPPIESERQIAPIDLDVKETAETTEEIVFQDINFDFDRYDLTPRARDILANHARILKENPQIKLTIEGHCDERGTIEYNLALGERRANAAKEYLVKYGIDPSRIRTISYGKERPLDPRSNEEAWAKNRRAAFVIRN, encoded by the coding sequence ATGAGAATCCATAAGATACTCGGACTATTATTGAGCCTGTTATTAATAATTACATGGGCTAGTTGTTCGAAAAAGGTGACCAAAACGGCTCCACAAATAGGAGAAACTAGCGCGCCTGCACCATCGCCCCCGCCTATTGAGAGCGAGCGACAGATAGCCCCAATAGACCTTGATGTCAAAGAAACCGCCGAAACTACGGAAGAAATCGTGTTCCAAGATATCAATTTTGATTTTGATCGGTATGATTTAACCCCACGAGCGCGCGATATTCTGGCCAATCATGCGCGGATCTTGAAAGAGAATCCGCAGATCAAGCTGACCATCGAGGGACATTGTGATGAACGAGGCACGATTGAATATAACCTGGCGCTTGGCGAGCGACGTGCCAATGCCGCAAAGGAATACTTGGTCAAATATGGCATCGACCCCTCCAGAATTCGGACCATCAGCTATGGCAAAGAACGGCCGCTGGATCCAAGAAGCAATGAAGAAGCCTGGGCCAAAAACCGTCGCGCTGCTTTTGTGATTCGAAATTAG
- the ybgF gene encoding tol-pal system protein YbgF produces MKHQITIFRMCLIGLMAALMLSCATRKEIVQFKDDTAYLRLKSDALQQENAELKRMLQELNRQLASLQDETRRTKADLLTEIDQLKSQIQIVSSRLEDNTYRMSHLIQKPGPVMPPPAAKDTANDAAGSDASIMKTILSDDDPLKIYNAAYLDLSKRNYQLALQGFQQFLQRYPQSDLADNAQYWIAEAYYAQKDIQRAIENFKKVIENYPRGDKVPAALLKLGYCYLTLDNQVEGKKYLRAVIERFPNSEEARLARNRLSSN; encoded by the coding sequence ATGAAGCATCAAATCACTATTTTCAGAATGTGTCTGATCGGATTGATGGCAGCACTGATGCTAAGCTGTGCGACTCGCAAAGAGATCGTCCAGTTCAAAGATGACACTGCCTATCTCCGATTAAAGTCGGATGCTCTGCAACAAGAAAATGCCGAGCTCAAGCGGATGCTTCAGGAATTGAACCGGCAATTAGCATCCCTTCAGGACGAAACGCGTCGCACCAAGGCCGATTTGCTGACCGAGATCGATCAACTTAAAAGCCAGATCCAGATCGTCTCCAGCCGATTGGAAGATAATACCTATCGCATGTCTCATCTGATCCAGAAACCTGGACCAGTAATGCCCCCGCCAGCAGCAAAGGATACGGCGAACGATGCCGCAGGTTCCGATGCTTCGATCATGAAAACCATTTTGAGCGATGATGATCCTTTGAAAATCTACAACGCAGCCTATCTTGATCTCTCCAAAAGGAATTACCAATTGGCCTTGCAAGGTTTTCAGCAATTTTTGCAGCGATACCCCCAAAGTGATCTGGCTGACAATGCTCAATATTGGATTGCAGAAGCCTATTACGCTCAGAAAGATATACAAAGAGCGATCGAGAATTTTAAGAAAGTGATTGAAAACTATCCCAGAGGGGATAAGGTCCCAGCTGCTTTGCTTAAGCTCGGATATTGTTATTTGACGCTCGATAATCAGGTGGAAGGCAAAAAATATTTGCGAGCGGTCATTGAGCGATTTCCCAATTCTGAAGAAGCACGGTTGGCACGAAATCGGCTCTCGTCGAATTGA
- a CDS encoding insulinase family protein yields the protein MKSPMIVFAMAILFGFLYAGCRSSLNDQTVLLKVSSDPTISFAIWFKVGSQNDPSGKEGLAQLTAAMLTEASTQQNSYDQILEQLYPMAASYSASVDKEMTVISGRIHRDNLDRYFDLFTQAIISPAFKPEDFERIKSNTINYLEKTLRYANDEALGKEVLYQAIFKQTPYGHPEAGLIESVKSITLDDIKNFYKKYFARDNLVIGIGGGFDNELVHRLKQALNKLPKGAPVPVEKPSPLPIDGRQVILVEKDTRSSAISIGFPIDVLRGEDDFYALWLANSWFGEHRNSSSHLYQVIREARGMNYGDYSYIECFPNGWARQFPAPNVGRRQQIFEIWIRPVQTEAAHFALRAAIRELQKLVDNGMTQQDFELTRKFLKKYYLHYAPTTSLRLGYQLDDKFYGVQDHLKKFPEMLDRLTLEQVNAAIKRHLQYQNLKIVIVTNNAIALKQALIADAPSPMKYVTPKPAEVLQEDREIERYPLNIKPENVTIIPVAELFLR from the coding sequence ATGAAATCTCCCATGATTGTTTTTGCAATGGCTATTCTGTTCGGCTTTCTCTATGCCGGCTGTCGATCTTCACTTAATGATCAAACCGTTCTGCTCAAGGTTTCATCCGATCCGACCATTTCGTTTGCGATCTGGTTCAAGGTCGGCTCGCAGAACGATCCCTCTGGCAAAGAAGGATTGGCCCAATTGACCGCCGCGATGCTGACTGAAGCAAGCACGCAACAAAATAGTTACGATCAGATCCTCGAACAACTTTATCCCATGGCTGCAAGCTATAGCGCTTCGGTGGATAAGGAGATGACCGTGATCAGCGGGAGAATCCATCGGGATAATCTCGATCGCTATTTCGATCTGTTCACCCAGGCGATCATCAGCCCAGCATTCAAACCCGAGGACTTTGAGCGGATCAAGAGCAATACGATCAATTACCTCGAAAAGACTTTGCGTTATGCGAATGATGAAGCGCTCGGCAAAGAAGTTCTCTATCAGGCGATTTTTAAGCAAACACCTTACGGCCACCCTGAAGCGGGGCTGATCGAAAGCGTTAAGTCGATCACCTTGGATGATATAAAAAATTTCTATAAAAAATATTTTGCTCGTGACAATTTGGTGATCGGCATTGGTGGAGGATTTGACAATGAGCTTGTGCATCGGCTGAAACAAGCGCTCAATAAACTGCCGAAAGGGGCTCCAGTTCCAGTTGAGAAGCCCTCTCCCCTACCGATCGACGGTCGGCAAGTGATCCTGGTCGAAAAGGACACTCGCTCCAGCGCCATCTCCATAGGATTTCCAATCGATGTATTGCGAGGTGAGGATGATTTCTATGCACTATGGCTGGCTAATTCCTGGTTTGGCGAGCATCGCAACTCGAGCAGCCACCTGTACCAGGTCATCCGTGAGGCGCGCGGGATGAATTATGGTGATTATTCATACATTGAATGCTTTCCCAACGGATGGGCGCGACAATTTCCCGCCCCGAATGTGGGCCGAAGGCAACAGATCTTTGAGATCTGGATCCGGCCTGTCCAGACCGAGGCTGCCCATTTCGCCCTTCGTGCCGCTATTCGCGAGCTGCAAAAGTTGGTCGATAACGGCATGACTCAGCAGGATTTTGAATTGACTAGAAAGTTCCTCAAAAAATACTATCTCCATTACGCTCCAACCACATCATTGCGGTTAGGGTATCAGTTGGACGATAAATTTTATGGGGTTCAAGATCATCTCAAAAAATTCCCTGAAATGCTTGATCGATTGACGTTGGAACAGGTCAACGCTGCGATCAAACGGCATTTACAATATCAAAACCTGAAAATCGTTATTGTAACCAATAACGCTATTGCCTTGAAGCAAGCACTGATTGCGGACGCCCCCAGTCCTATGAAATATGTTACTCCAAAACCCGCAGAGGTGCTCCAGGAAGATCGAGAGATCGAGCGCTATCCGCTCAACATCAAGCCAGAGAACGTGACGATCATTCCAGTGGCCGAGCTTTTTCTGCGCTGA
- a CDS encoding glycoside hydrolase family 27 protein, giving the protein MKARTLLILILLLSTSSLYAQKFAGLALTPPMGWNSWNKFGCDVDEKMIREMADAMVASGMKDAGYQYIVIDDCWHGERDALGFIQADPERFPSGIKALADYVHSKGLKFGIYSDAGWKTCAGRPGSRGHEYQDAMKYAEWGVDYLKYDWCNTEGLNAEGAYLTMRNALYAAGRPIVFSLCEWGSNKPWLWAKDIGHLWRTTGDISVSFGQDIDHGTWKSLSVMSILDLQEGLRGYAGPDHWNDPDMLEVGNGMSISEDRAHFSMWCMLAAPLIAGNDLRNMSKETVAILTNKEVIAVDQDSLGIQGFKYSAQDSLETWFKPLSKGAWAVCFLNRSIAPKKISFTWKDHTIVDDFAKREIDFKKASFKIRDLWAKKDVGTTDKPLVTKVGGHDVVMLKLSPIK; this is encoded by the coding sequence ATGAAAGCGCGAACCCTGCTGATTCTTATCTTGCTATTATCAACCTCTTCGCTTTATGCCCAAAAATTTGCTGGATTGGCATTGACGCCCCCCATGGGCTGGAATAGCTGGAATAAATTCGGCTGTGACGTAGATGAGAAGATGATCCGAGAAATGGCCGATGCAATGGTAGCTAGCGGTATGAAGGATGCGGGGTATCAATACATCGTAATAGACGATTGCTGGCATGGCGAGCGAGATGCACTCGGTTTCATTCAGGCCGATCCAGAGCGATTCCCCTCCGGAATCAAGGCGCTGGCTGATTATGTACATTCCAAGGGGTTGAAATTCGGCATTTACTCGGACGCTGGTTGGAAGACCTGCGCTGGTCGACCAGGCAGTCGCGGCCATGAATATCAGGATGCGATGAAGTATGCGGAATGGGGGGTAGATTATCTGAAGTACGATTGGTGCAATACTGAAGGATTAAACGCCGAGGGCGCTTATTTGACCATGCGAAATGCACTTTACGCCGCAGGACGGCCCATTGTATTCAGCCTATGCGAGTGGGGCAGCAACAAACCCTGGCTTTGGGCGAAGGATATTGGCCATCTATGGCGCACCACTGGCGACATTTCAGTCAGCTTCGGCCAAGATATAGATCACGGCACCTGGAAATCATTGAGCGTCATGTCCATCCTCGATTTGCAGGAGGGGCTGCGTGGCTATGCAGGACCCGATCATTGGAACGACCCAGATATGCTGGAGGTCGGCAATGGAATGTCGATTAGCGAAGATCGCGCCCATTTTTCGATGTGGTGCATGCTGGCCGCGCCGCTCATCGCTGGGAATGATCTGAGAAACATGTCCAAAGAGACGGTGGCAATTCTTACCAATAAAGAAGTGATTGCCGTCGATCAAGATTCTCTCGGCATCCAAGGCTTCAAATATTCAGCACAAGATAGTCTGGAGACCTGGTTCAAGCCGCTCTCAAAGGGCGCGTGGGCGGTCTGCTTTTTGAACCGCAGCATCGCTCCGAAAAAGATATCATTCACATGGAAAGACCATACCATAGTGGACGATTTCGCCAAACGGGAGATCGATTTCAAAAAGGCGAGTTTCAAGATTCGGGACCTCTGGGCAAAAAAAGATGTTGGGACAACGGATAAGCCCTTGGTCACCAAGGTTGGCGGGCATGATGTGGTGATGCTAAAATTAAGTCCTATTAAGTGA